The following proteins are encoded in a genomic region of Odontesthes bonariensis isolate fOdoBon6 chromosome 19, fOdoBon6.hap1, whole genome shotgun sequence:
- the cth1 gene encoding cysteine three histidine 1: MFLPSYENEELLDGLPCSDDLDGDNGEGGLSLAKALLPLAESSSPFVPWVCSTRYKTELCTSYSTTGFCKYAERCQFAHGLHELRIPFRHPKYKTELCRSYHTTGYCYYGSRCLFVHNPTEQRHVLHHRRNVPCRTFRSFGVCPFGTRCNFLHIQDREMGSSHDLIDCEKNPSAPCTRTQPQSKGWKPRGALCHTFSSFGFCLYGTCCRFQHGLPSKIKTSDQSQGGYPSSQLSSSSDFPYSTFSNTSTSSSPSPSPLDTPSSEATVPNAFTFSSQHLNDLLLPLALHLQQLGSTKAQGIWDSRAL; this comes from the coding sequence ATGTTCCTGCCTTCCTATGAAAATGAAGAGCTACTGGACGGCCTGCCATGCAGCGACGATTTAGATGGTGACAACGGTGAAGGTGGCCTCAGCCTTGCCAAGGCCCTGCTCCCCCTGGCAGAGTCCTCCTCCCCTTTTGTTCCCTGGGTCTGTTCCACCCGCTATAAAACAGAGCTGTGCACCAGCTATTCAACGACGGGGTTCTGCAAGTATGCAGAACGTTGCCAGTTTGCTCATGGCCTCCACGAACTTCGTATTCCTTTCCGTCATCCAAAGTACAAGACTGAGTTGTGCCGCAGCTACCACACTACTGGCTACTGCTACTATGGCAGCCGCTGCCTTTTTGTCCACAACCCCACCGAGCAGCGCCACGTCCTCCATCATCGCAGGAACGTCCCCTGCCGTACCTTTCGCTCCTTTGGGGTTTGCCCTTTTGGAACACGTTGCAACTTCCTTCATATCCAGGACAGAGAGATGGGGAGCAGTCATGATTTGATTGACTGTGAGAAGAATCCGTCTGCTCCCTGCACTCGGACTCAACCCCAGTCTAAAGGGTGGAAGCCTCGAGGAGCGTTGTGTCACACTTTCAGCTCTTTTGGTTTTTGCCTTTATGGCACATGCTGTCGCTTTCAGCATGGCCTCCCCAGCAAGATCAAAACCTCTGACCAGAGCCAAGGAGGGTACCCATCTTCTCAGCTGTCAAGCAGCTCAGATTTCCCCTACTCCACCTTTTCAAATACTTCAACTTCCTCATCTCCCTCACCTTCCCCTCTTGACACCCCATCCTCGGAGGCCACAGTCCCCAATGCTTTCACTTTCTCCAGCCAGCACCTAAATGACCTGCTGCTGCCACTTGCCCTCCATCTGCAGCAACTTGGGAGCACCAAAGCACAAGGGATCTGGGACAGCAGAGCACTCTAA
- the mta2 gene encoding metastasis-associated protein MTA2 has translation MAANMYRVGDYVYFENSSSNPYLIRRIEELNKTANGNVEAKVVCLFRRRDISGNLNTLADSNAREFEEESKQPTLSEQQKHQLKHRELFLSRQFESLPATHIRGKCNVTLLNETDVLAGYLEKEDCFFYSLVFDPVQKTLLADQGEIRVGSKYQAEIPDKLAEGESDNRIQEKLETKVWDPNNQLKDPQIDQFLVVARAVGTFARALDCSSSIRQPSLHMSAAAASRDITLFHAMDTLQKNNYDLAKAMSTLVPQGGPVLCRDEMEEWSASEAMLFEEALEKYGKDFNDIRQDFLPWKSLASVVQFYYMWKTTDRYIQQKRLKAAEADSKLKQVYIPTYTKPNPNQIMVPGSKPGMNGSAGFQKGLSCESCHTAQSPQWYAWGPPNMQCRLCASCWIYWKKYGGLKTPTQLEGATRPGSESGPRAHMTRQEVQGMSPFTRNEGRAKLLAKNRQTFILQTTKLTRIARRVCEDILQPRRAARRPYASINANAVKAECMIRLPKATKAPITTKLVPRQSLATIVKDLAISAPLKLKASRGPPTPINRNQASQPRVGQSLLGKRGFDSATGVPYPANGRPYTSGMRTTSQSVIKRQKVSQGEAPNPVVFVATKDTRALRKHLTQSEMRRAARKPHLLVRIKLPPPPRSLAVPLLPPSTNEPIVLED, from the exons ACAGCGAATGGGAATGTGGAGGCAAAAGTGGTGTGTCTGTTTAGGAGGCGAGACATCTCAGGCAACCTCAACACTCTGGCAGACAGCAATGCAA GAGAATTTGAGGAAGAGTCGAAGCAGCCAACGCTGTCGGAACaacagaaacaccagctcaAACACAGGGAACTGTTCCTGTCTCGACAGTTTGAATCTCTACCTGCTACTCACATACG AGGGAAATGTAACGTCACGCTCCTCAATGAAACTGACGTCTTGGCTGGTTACCTCGAGAAAGAA GACTGTTTCTTCTACTCGTTGGTGTTCGACCCTGTTCAGAAGACACTGCTGGCAGACCAGGGGGAGATCCGTGTCGGCTCTAAATATCAGGCTGAGATTCCTGACAAGCTAGCTGAAG GTGAATCTGATAACCGGatccaggagaagctggagaccAAAGTCTGGGACCCCAACAACCAGCTCAAAGACCCGCAGATTGACCAGTTCCTGGTGGTTGCAAG AGCGGTGGGTACATTTGCTCGAGCCTTGGACTGTAGCAGCTCAATCCGCCAGCCCAGCCTCCACATGAGTGCCGCTGCAGCCTCCAGAGATATAACACTG ttccatGCTATGGACACATTGCAAAAGAACAACTATGACCTGGCCAAAGCCATGTCCACCCTGGTTCCCCAGGGGGGTCCGGTGCTCTGTCGTGATGAGATGGAGGAGTGGAGCGCCTCCGAAGCCATGCTGTTTGAGGAAGCTCTGGAAAAATATGGCAAAGACTTCAATGACATCCGCCAGGACTTT CTCCCCTGGAAGTCTCTTGCCAGTGTGGTCCAGTTCTACTACATGTGGAAGACTACCGACCGCTACattcaacag AAACGACTTAAGGCAGCAGAGGCAGACAGCAAACTCAAGCAAGTGTACATCCCCACCTA TACTAAACCCAACCCCAATCAGATAATGGTGCCAGGCAGCAAACCTGGTATGAATGGATCAGCAGGCTTTCAAAAAGGACTCAGCTGTGAGAGCTGTCACA CGGCCCAGTCTCCTCAATGGTATGCCTGGGGTCCCCCAAATATGCAGTGCAGACTGTGTGCCTCCTGCTGGATCTACTGGAAAAAATATGGAGGCCTGAAGACCCCAACACAGCTCGAGGGAGCTACTCGACCTGGCTCT GAGTCGGGCCCACGCGCTCACATGACACGCCAGGAAGTCCAGGGCATGTCACCCTTCACCCGCAATGAGGGGCGAGCCAAGCTGCTGGCCAAGAACCGCCAGACTTTTATCCTGCAGACCACCAAGCTTACGCGCATTGCCCGTCGGGTGTGTGAGGACATTTTGCAGCCACGGCGTGCCGCACGCAGACCCTACGCCTCAATCAATGCCAATGCTGTCAAAGCTGAGT gtaTGATCAGGCTGCCCAAAGCCACAAAAGCTCCTATAACGACTAAGCTGGTGCCTCGACAGTCGCTGGCCACCATAGTGAAAGATTTAG CCATCTCGGCTCCTCTGAAACTGAAGGCATCCAGAGGACCCCCAACACCCATAAACAGGAACCAGGCCAGCCAGCCTCGAGTGGGCCAAAGCCTGCTGGGAAAGAGAGGCTTTGACAGC GCTACAGGGGTACCCTACCCTGCCAATGGGAGGCCGTATACTTCAGGCATGAGGACCACCTCTCAGTCGGTCATAAAGCGGCAGAAGGTCAGCCAGGGAGAAGCTCCAAACCCTGTGGTGTTTGTTGCCACAAAGGACACCAG GGCTCTAAGAAAACATCTCACCCAGTCAGAGATGCGCAGGGCAGCAAGGAAACCTCACCTCCTGGTTCGGATCAAGTTGCCGCCACCACCTCGCTCCCTGGCTGTACCCCTCCTCCCTCCCAGCACCAACGAGCCCATTGTTCTGGAGGACTAA